The Desulfovibrio desulfuricans DSM 642 genome includes a window with the following:
- a CDS encoding L-2-amino-thiazoline-4-carboxylic acid hydrolase, translating to MHHATMLPRYTRRAFCSLALGTCAALLLPCSCMASIAQGIGKPVSDEALKAEFAEMCAGAEQMLAGQRPAEDLRAMVAQARQAHDRLLPLPDIGGPENLTYPSFLVGPQYAALYTAMREHGFSARDVGKLVYDLAVYSFEEQKEAYRANGQRFFTPEYFALLQGWAMRSQQRRYPLDWVQTVFRGDGRDFDIGVNYTECGLMKYFASLGMPELAPYPCRVDFPTARAEGTGLARTSTLAEGGKVCDFRYKQGRETTQGWDMA from the coding sequence ATGCACCATGCCACTATGCTTCCACGCTATACCCGGCGCGCATTTTGCTCCTTGGCGCTGGGAACCTGCGCCGCTCTGCTGCTGCCCTGTTCCTGTATGGCCTCCATTGCGCAGGGCATCGGCAAGCCGGTGAGCGATGAGGCCCTCAAAGCCGAATTTGCAGAAATGTGCGCCGGTGCGGAGCAGATGCTCGCCGGGCAGCGGCCAGCGGAAGATTTGCGCGCCATGGTTGCCCAGGCAAGGCAGGCCCATGACCGTCTGCTGCCTCTGCCGGATATTGGCGGGCCGGAGAACCTGACCTACCCCAGTTTTCTGGTAGGGCCGCAGTATGCGGCGCTGTACACTGCCATGCGCGAGCACGGATTCAGCGCCAGGGATGTGGGCAAGCTTGTGTACGATCTGGCGGTCTACAGTTTTGAGGAGCAGAAGGAAGCCTACCGCGCCAACGGGCAGCGGTTCTTTACGCCGGAGTATTTTGCCCTGTTGCAGGGCTGGGCCATGCGCAGCCAGCAGCGGCGCTATCCGCTGGATTGGGTGCAGACGGTATTTCGGGGTGATGGGCGCGATTTTGATATCGGTGTAAACTACACGGAATGCGGGCTGATGAAGTATTTTGCCTCGCTGGGCATGCCCGAGCTGGCTCCTTATCCTTGCCGGGTGGACTTTCCCACCGCACGGGCGGAGGGCACGGGCCTTGCGCGCACCTCAACGCTGGCTGAGGGCGGCAAGGTATGCGACTTCCGCTACAAGCAGGGGCGGGAAACAACCCAGGGCTGGGACATGGCGTGA
- a CDS encoding GyrI-like domain-containing protein, with product MPMPFAVVVLQHHSVRLFGVRIHTTLHNAPQECPRLWNEVFTPRMPELSGKPSNTYQGPSYGLSLFTDHAGLAFDYWAAMEAPELAAPPAGMDAVTLPGGLYACCRIPAAGMLQEAYDYMYDEWPQTPGGYTVLVDKPCFERYDSRFIQSGTHDVYVPVLPREE from the coding sequence ATGCCAATGCCTTTTGCCGTTGTGGTGTTGCAACACCACAGTGTCCGCCTTTTCGGTGTGCGCATCCACACAACCCTGCACAACGCCCCGCAGGAATGCCCCCGGCTGTGGAATGAGGTCTTTACCCCCCGCATGCCAGAGCTGAGCGGCAAGCCCAGCAATACCTATCAGGGGCCGTCTTACGGGCTTTCTTTGTTTACAGACCATGCAGGACTGGCTTTTGATTACTGGGCTGCAATGGAAGCTCCGGAACTTGCCGCGCCTCCCGCAGGCATGGACGCGGTAACCCTGCCGGGCGGTCTCTATGCCTGTTGCCGCATCCCCGCCGCAGGCATGCTTCAGGAAGCATACGACTACATGTATGACGAATGGCCTCAAACGCCGGGCGGCTATACCGTTCTGGTCGACAAGCCCTGCTTCGAGCGCTACGACAGCCGCTTTATTCAGTCCGGCACCCACGATGTCTATGTGCCCGTGCTGCCCCGCGAAGAATAG
- a CDS encoding 4Fe-4S dicluster domain-containing protein, translating into MALTRRNFLVGAASTAGIAAAGLDARAETNGASASAQHAEYATLLDIEKCIGCGQCVEGCRDRNGNRYPEVKKPLPVMFPPGTKDEDWSGKRDVDDRLTPYNWLYIESVTVQKDGAPLELHIPRRCLHCTNPPCANLCPWGAASRQPETGTVSIDSQTCLGGAKCRTVCPWHIPQRQSGVGLYLDLMPRFAGNGIMYKCDRCADSFAHGQLPACVEVCPQQVQTIGPRDEILAQARKLAQERGAYLYGVTENGGTNTFYLSPVPFSELAAQAKPGPGKPTFGPVEDSMAQAGNLTRMLITAPLVGVAGALVNAARQGQGPSHTQARPQGALHDPKTEAALSGGLLKKLWVTVALLLGFTGMMQLPVASRYGIAKVPGLTWTGDFYTTLNVHYILAALLLALGLYWLTLQVRGRLRGRLAYWGKVRLAVLGVVVLSGMARVAKNLPSITFSPGMTTFIDLVHLGFAVLLGVLCLWLWVTGRGAWREDG; encoded by the coding sequence ATGGCACTGACCCGACGTAATTTTCTGGTGGGCGCGGCCTCTACGGCAGGCATTGCGGCTGCGGGGCTGGATGCCCGGGCCGAAACCAATGGCGCGAGCGCCTCTGCCCAGCATGCGGAATACGCAACCCTGCTCGACATTGAAAAATGCATCGGCTGTGGCCAGTGCGTGGAGGGCTGCCGCGATCGTAACGGGAACCGCTATCCGGAAGTCAAAAAGCCCCTGCCGGTCATGTTTCCGCCCGGAACCAAGGACGAGGACTGGTCTGGCAAGCGGGATGTGGACGACAGGCTCACGCCCTATAACTGGCTGTATATTGAGAGCGTTACCGTGCAGAAGGACGGCGCGCCGCTTGAACTGCATATTCCCCGCCGCTGCCTGCACTGCACAAATCCGCCCTGCGCCAACCTCTGCCCATGGGGCGCGGCCAGCCGCCAGCCAGAGACAGGCACGGTGAGCATAGACAGCCAGACCTGTCTTGGCGGGGCAAAATGCCGCACGGTCTGCCCCTGGCACATCCCGCAGCGGCAATCGGGCGTGGGGCTGTATCTTGACCTCATGCCGCGCTTTGCCGGCAACGGCATCATGTACAAGTGCGACCGCTGCGCAGACAGCTTTGCCCACGGCCAACTGCCCGCCTGTGTAGAGGTTTGCCCCCAGCAGGTGCAGACCATTGGCCCCCGCGATGAAATTCTGGCGCAGGCCCGCAAGCTGGCGCAGGAGCGCGGCGCGTACCTTTATGGCGTGACGGAAAACGGCGGCACCAATACTTTTTATCTATCGCCCGTGCCGTTTTCCGAACTGGCGGCGCAGGCCAAACCCGGCCCCGGCAAGCCCACCTTTGGCCCGGTGGAGGACTCCATGGCGCAGGCTGGCAACCTCACCCGCATGCTGATAACGGCACCGCTGGTGGGCGTGGCAGGGGCGCTGGTAAATGCCGCACGCCAGGGGCAAGGCCCGAGCCACACGCAGGCCCGCCCTCAGGGTGCGCTGCATGACCCCAAGACTGAAGCTGCCCTCTCCGGCGGCTTGCTCAAGAAGCTGTGGGTGACCGTGGCCCTTCTGCTCGGCTTTACGGGCATGATGCAACTGCCCGTGGCAAGCCGATACGGCATTGCCAAAGTTCCCGGCCTCACATGGACAGGCGATTTTTACACCACGCTGAACGTCCACTATATTCTGGCTGCCCTGCTGCTGGCGCTGGGACTGTATTGGCTGACCCTGCAGGTGCGCGGCAGGCTGCGGGGCCGCCTTGCCTACTGGGGCAAGGTGCGGCTGGCAGTGCTGGGGGTTGTGGTGCTGAGCGGCATGGCCCGCGTTGCCAAAAACCTGCCTTCCATCACGTTTTCGCCGGGTATGACAACCTTTATTGACCTTGTGCATCTTGGTTTTGCCGTGCTGCTCGGCGTGCTCTGCCTCTGGCTGTGGGTAACAGGGCGCGGCGCATGGCGCGAGGATGGATAA